From Scomber scombrus chromosome 13, fScoSco1.1, whole genome shotgun sequence, a single genomic window includes:
- the frmpd4 gene encoding FERM and PDZ domain-containing protein 4: MDVFSFVKMPKLSGHRTKSSGWPPPSGTWSSSQGPPNGWDMGTIREGRDCYINHISQSSSLEEVHLAGDKFVPPAPRKVEMRRDPVLGFGFVAGSEKPVVVRSVTPGGPSEGKLIPGDEIIMINDEPVSSAPRERVIDLVRSCKESILLTVVQPYPSPKSAFISAAKKAKLKTNPVKVRFAEEVIINGQVPETVKDNSLLFMPNVLKVYLENGQTKSFRFDSNTSIKDVILTLQEKLSIKSIEHFSLMLEQRAEGSASKLMLLHEQEMLTQVTQRPGSNKMKCFFRITFVPKDPVDLLRRDAVAFEYLYVQSCNDVVLERFGSELKYDTALRLAALQMYILTINTKQSQKVSLKYIEKEWGLALFLPPAVLSSMKEKNIKKALTHILKTNQNLVPPGKKLTALQAKVHYLKYLSDLRLYGGRVFKSTLIQGEKHTEVTLLVGPKYGISHVINTKTNLVALLADFSHVNRIEMYTEDDSRVRVELHVLDVKPITLLMESVDAMNLACLTAGYYRLLVDSRRSIFNVAKNTNSMETSHAARIKQNYQAIECTYSTPHKGFEDRNNQRCSQDYSDQECEYLDHGRCEGQPVYITEIHQPQHSMHMAERVDCCRIPYTQTYLSVPRPKPQDSSRSAKVSFIFGDPPLDSVNPQNLGYQRLMDESPEILDNHSPMYRRLEEDYKMMDAIEDGYQYSTKIFGPTECIEEPLLHDICYAETTDDAEDEDDISCEEDTVMSDIDKPSLLSLSGSSDDIIDLTSLPPPPEGNDEEDNDVLLYSLNLAIAAPPPGFRDSSDEEEQLGAGIRAQGACNDIPVSLIDSVPTQGAEGHGEPLDDAVVSTLQALEALAASEEQSPAQSESSAGVGISRAFSPESSDSGNETNSSEMTESSELATAQRHSDNHLRMHVAMTEGYHAMNEEKTENTVPNDGGAGAMQHNPQEHQEEEAKSSAVASSQIFHSDGGEMEPETMEIKSVSEYFTKMHMGSVMSRQRGKQREAESKIQRDTCESSDRAHVTSKDSAKEEAPHLVGKYNAFTVRDSYYMNQLDLGRTHFKDRHQKWQQRVPGNKMAENLAPECVNESQASHAERLTVKGEKQDSDERSQPLNAHLRSLSKGDVSSQDNEQQQIKIPASEQDVARLYEYHASKRMSSVQSEGVHSLQSSQCSSIDAGCSTGSSSCVTPMDSPLCATDNMHVLSESSLKGLSYVTTEEKAYGSPGQGKASHPMDPTLLRKIHAATSAEPGFRITRDSSHRMPKIKETTACTQLKTVGEESSLALCNETTTTIMSPSSLQSSTEPRTLTQASPEPKPHALVFPSSGFSCDPKTGSLRKPCRVRMLSRSWSTIMPSSRSLEALLEKTKATLTGKSGGENLQSRDPQKLQRIFSAKTMPKSLSQGSVASNSSRRGLSIGASMLPESTVPRLDTGAWRCHGPFSHCFLRRKKNTDGDDDERRKHSQLLFSVSLSGRENTALKAEQSNMVTARKDMSLEARLDRVNSMKGKTYSLHTGFAVARKDALEMISVVRSSVGHSSKGEKPKVNEADMETVSQLLFMQAKVLSGACSQMAEEYSSPEELLLTLTHSFHTLCCLTQACMSLVEGLSTESERREVVAKVDEVVMNYVCLLKAAEAASGSSPSDQSVNALTHHSATMSAIITTLTHSLKTLLNK, translated from the exons CCACATCTCCCAGAGCAGCTCCCTGGAGGAGGTTCACCTGGCCGGAGACAAATTTGTGCCACCAGCGCCCCGGAAGGTGGAGATGAGACGAGACCCAGTCCTTGGCTTTGGCTTTGTGGCAGGCAGTGAGAAACCTGTGGTGGTCCGCTCAGTCACACCAG GAGGTCCATCAGAAGGCAAGCTGATCCCAGGGGACGAGATCATCATGATTAATGATGAGCCAGTCAGTTCAGCACCCAGGGAGAGGGTTATTGACCTTGTCAG GAGCTGCAAGGAATCCATATTGCTGACTGTTGTTCAGCCGTACCCA TCACCTAAATCGGCATTCATCAGTGCAGCCAAAAAGGCGAAGTTAAAGACTAATCCTGTTAAAGTCCGCTTCGCTGAAGAGGTCATCATTAATGGCCAGGTCCCT GAAACTGTGAAGGACAACTCCCTTCTTTTTATGCCAAATGTTCTGAAGGTGTACCTGGAGAACGGGCAGACTAAATCATTTAGATTTGACAGCAACACATCCATTAAG GATGTCATCTTGACCCTGCAAGAGAAGCTATCCATTAAGAGCATTGAACACTTCTCTCTGATGCTGGAGCAAAGAGCTGAAGGATCTGCCAGTAAACTCATGCTTCTGCATGAGCAGGAGATGCTAACTCAG GTGACACAGAGGCCAGGGTCAAACAAGATGAAGTGCTTTTTTCGAATCACTTTTGTCCCGAAGGATCCCGTAGACCTGCTTAGGAGAGACGCAGTGGCGTTTGAGTACCTCTATGTACAG AGCTGTAACGATGTGGTATTGGAGAGATTTGGGTCAGAGCTGAAATACGACACAGCCCTCCGTCTGGCTGCATTGCAAATGTATATTCTAACAATCAATACCAAGCAGTCTCAGAAAGTTTCCCTCAAGTATATTGA GAAGGAGTGGGGTCTGGCGTTGTTCCTGCCCCCTGCAGTGCTGTCAAGTATGAAAGAGAAGAACATCAAAAAAGCTCTCACTCACATCCTCAAAACCAACCAGAACCTGGTCCCACCTGGTAAAAAG CTGACTGCCTTGCAGGCAAAGGTCCATTATCTAAAGTATCTCAGTGACTTGAGGCTATATGGTGGACGGGTGTTTAAATCCACACTAATT CAAGGCGAGAAGCACACAGAAGTGACTTTGCTGGTGGGACCCAAATATGGTATCAGCCACGTGATTAACACCAAAACAAACCTGGTGGCACTTCTGGCTGATTTCAGTCATGTCAACCGCATTGAGATGTATACAGAAGATGACAGCAGGGTCAGAGTGGAACTCCATGTTCTGGACGTAAAG CCCATCACTCTCTTAATGGAGTCTGTTGATGCAATGAATCTGGCCTGTTTGACTGCTGGCTACTATAGATTACTGGTGGACTCTCGGCGCTCCATCTTCAATGTggccaaaaacacaaacagtatgGAAACAA GCCATGCAGCGAGAATAAAGCAGAACTACCAGGCCATCgagtgtacatacagtacacccCATAAAGGTTTTGAAGACAGAAATAACCAAAGGTGCAGCCAAGATTATTCTGACCAGGAGTGTGAATACCTCGACCACGGGAGATGTGAAGGCCAACCAGTCTACATAACTGAGATCCACCAGCCTCAGCACTCAATGCACATGGCAGAGAGAGTGGATTGCTGCAGAATCCCTTACACCCAAACTTACCTCAGCGTCCCAAGGCCCAAACCCCAAGACTCCTCCAGGAGTGCAAAAGTCTCCTTTATATTTGGAGATCCTCCCTTAGACAGTGTAAACCCCCAAAATCTGGGCTACCAGAGACTGATGGATGAAAGTCCAGAGATTTTAGACAATCACAGCCCCATGTACAGGCGCCTCGAGGAGGACTATAAGATGATGGATGCCATTGAAGATGGATATCAGTACTCCACCAAAATCTTTGGTCCTACTGAGTGCATTGAGGAGCCGCTGCTGCATGACATCTGCTATGCAGAGACAACAGATGATGCAGAGGATGAGGATGACATCAGCTGTGAGGAGGACACAGTGATGAGTGACATTGACAAGCCTTCATTACTCTCACTCTCAGGGTCCAGCGATGATATCATTGACTTGACCTcccttcctccacctccagaGGGTAATGACGAGGAGGACAATGATGTGCTGCTGTACTCTCTTAACTTGGCCattgctgctcctcctcctggctTCAgggacagctctgatgaagaggagcagCTGGGGGCCGGGATTCGGGCCCAGGGGGCCTGCAATGATATCCCAGTGTCTCTCATAGATTCAGTGCCCACCCAAGGAGCAGAGGGTCATGGGGAGCCTCTAGACGATGCAGTGGTGTCCACTTTACAGGCACTCGAGGCCCTCGCTGCATCTGAGGAACAGAGTCCTGCACAGTCAGAGAGTAGCGCAG GTGTAGGAATATCACGTGCATTTAGTCCTGAGTCCTCAGATTCTGGCAACGAGACAAACTCCTCTGAAATGACAGAGAGCTCAGAGCTGGCCACTGCTCAAAGACACTCAGACAACCACCTGAGGATGCATGTAGCCATGACAGAAGGATACCATGCCATGAATGAGGAAAAGACAGAGAACACTGTGCCTAACGATGGTGGAGCGGGAGCCATGCAGCACAACCCCCAAGAGCATCAGGAAGAGGAGGCAAAATCATCTGCTGTCGCCTCCTCCCAGATTTTTCACTCAGATGGCGGTGAGATGGAGCCAGagacaatggaaataaaatcagTTAGTGAATACTTCACTAAGATGCACATGGGCTCAGTGATGAGCAGGCAGAggggaaaacagagagaggcagagagcaaAATCCAACGAGACACCTGCGAGTCCTCTGACAGAGCCCACGTGACCTCTAAAGATTCAGCTAAAGAGGAGGCCCCTCATCTTGTTGGAAAGTATAATGCCTTTACTGTGAGGGATTCCTATTACATGAATCAACTTGATCTGGGGCGAACTCACTTTAAAGACAGGCATCAAAAATGGCAGCAGAGAGTGCCCGGAAACAAAATGGCAGAGAATCTCGCTCCAGAATGTGTGAATGAGTCACAGGCTTCCCacgcagagaggctgacagtaAAGGGAGAGAAACAGGACTCAGATGAAAGAAGCCAACCGCTAAATGCCCATCTTCGCTCCCTGTCCAAAGGAGATGTCTCTTCACAGGATAATGAGCAGCAGCAAATTAAGATTCCAGCGTCAGAGCAAGACGTTGCACGGTTATATGAATACCATGCGAGCAAGCGCATGTCATCAGTACAAAGCGAAGGGGTTCATTCTCTCCAAAGTTCACAATGTTCCTCTATAGACGCTGGTTGTAGcacaggcagcagcagctgtgtcaCTCCAATGGATTCTCCCCTTTGTGCAACAGACAATATGCATGTACTGTCCGAGTCCTCTCTCAAGGGGCTGAGCTATGTGACTACTGAGGAGAAAGCTTATGGGTCCCCAGGCCAAGGGAAGGCCAGTCACCCCATGGACCCCACCCTGCTGAGGAAAATCCATGCAGCTACCAGTGCTGAGCCTGGGTTCAGGATTACACGGGATAGCAGTCACAGAATGCCCAAGATAAAAGAAACCACAG CTTGCACACAGCTGAAGACGGTTGGGGAAGAGTCATCTTTAGCTCTCTGTAATGAGACCACCACCACAATCATGTCACCATCATCATTACAAAGTAGCACAGAGCCCAGGACGCTAACACAGGCCAGCCCCGAGCCCAAACCACACGCCCTGGTTTTCCCTTCAAGTGGATTTTCTTGTGACCCCAAGACAGGCAGCCTCAGGAAGCCATGTCGGGTTCGGATGCTCAGCAGGAGCTGGAGTACCATAATGCCAAGTTCCAGGAGCTTAGAAGCACTGTTAGAGAAGACCAAAGCCACACTTACAGGGAAGAGTGGTGGTGAGAATTTACAGTCTCGAGATCCCCAAAAATTACAGAGGATATTCTCTGCCAAAACCATGCCCAAGAGTTTATCCCAGGGTTCAGTTGCCTCCAATTCATCACGTAGAGGGCTATCTATAGGAGCCTCCATGCTGCCAGAGTCGACAGTGCCGAGGTTGGATACAGGTGCGTGGAGGTGCCATGGGCCGTTCAGTCACTGCTTCCTacgaagaaagaaaaacactgatggtgatgatgatgaaagaaggaagcacTCACAGCTTCTATTCTCTGTCAGCTTAAGTGGCAGGGAAAACACAGCCTTGAAAGCTGAACAGAGTAACATGGTGACCGCTAGAAAGGACATGAGCCTCGAGGCAAGGTTAGATCGTGTAAATTCAATGAAGGGAAAAACCTATAGCCTTCACACAGGGTTCGCAGTTGCACGAAAGGATGCCTTAGAGATGATCAGTGTGGTGCGTTCCAGTGTTGGTCATTCATCCAAAGGTGAAAAGCCAAAGGTCAATGAGGCAGACATGGAGACAGTCTCTCAGCTGCTTTTCATGCAGGCCAAAGTGCTGAGCGGCGCCTGCAGTCAGATGGCCGAGGAATACAGCAGCCCAGAGGAGTTGCTGCTCACTCTGACGCACAGCTTCCACACACTCTGCTGCCTAACGCAAGCCTGCATGTCACTAGTGGAAGGCCTGAGCACTGAGAGCGAGCGACGCGAGGTGGTGGCCAAGGTGGATGAGGTCGTCATGAACTACGTGTGTCTGCTGAAAGCTGCAGAGGCGGCCTCAGGAAGCTCCCCCAGTGATCAAAGTGTGAATGCATTGACACATCACTCTGCCACCATGTCTGCTATTATAACCACACTAACTCACTCACTGAAAACACTGCTCAACAAATGA